GTTTAATGGCGGATTCTTCTTGTTGATGGTTAAGTTCAATGCGCCTGATTATTCCGGAAGACCATAAGAAGGCATCAAATACTGTATATCAAGCGGCAGGTCTCTAGGAAGCTCGATGGTCAAACGGTGAAACACAACAATGACTCAGCTCGATGATCGTTTGGACAATTTCctgcgaggaagaaggcataAAGGCCGATTCAGGAGTCTCAAAGAATACGATACATCACCGCACTCTGGTCTTACAGATTTTGTgagtcttcttccttgattGAACAGTAAACACTCATTAACCTACTCGGACTGTGTACTCCCAGTCGTCAAATGACTATCTCTCATTGACTTCCTCTGAATCACTGCGTTCCGCGTATCTTGAGCGGCTTGCCAACAGTCCCCAAATACTCGGCTCGACCGGCTCTCGACTTCTCAGTGGCTGCAGTCCTGCCCATTCTGCCCTGGAAAATCGTCTATCAACTATCTTCAATTCTCCATCTGCGCTCCTTTTCAATTCAGGATGGGATGCCAATGTGTCCTTTTTTGCCACGGTTCCCCAAGCGTCGGATTGGGTCATTTGTGATGAGCTAGTCCACGCGTCCGTTCATTCGGGCCTAAGATCATCAAGGGTACCTCcagagaagagagtgatTTTCCCTCATAATAGCCCAGAGGGATTGGAGAAAGTGCTACAACAAATTGCTCAAAATTCAAGCTCTGGGCACGATTCCACCGTATTTCTGGCGCTGGAAAGTCTGTATTCGATGGATGGGGATATGgctccccttcctctcctgcTGGACATTTTCGAGCAATACGTGCCGAGGACTAGGCAATGTGTTGTAGTAGACGAGGCGCATTCAACTGGTGTTTACGGCGAGCATGGTAAAGGTCTGGTCTATGCCTtaggggaggaaggaggatggcCACCAGGAGATGGCAATAGAAGGGGAAAGTCAAGGGTGGATGTGAGGTTGATGACTTTTGGCAAAGCGGTTGGGTGTTCTGGAGGTGAGCTTATCACATGCTGAGATCAGGTCGATTGAAGAGTTGAATGTGGTTGAATAGCGGTTTTACTATGCTCGCCTACCGTCCGGACCTTCCTTATCAACTTTGCTCGGCCCTTTATTTTCTCCACCGCTATGCCTCATTCAACAGTAATCGCACTTCAATGTGTCTGGGACCTGTTGCTCGGCTCAGAAGGGAATAAGGTTTGTCGCTCAAAGGCGAATTGGTTTACGGCTAATGGTTCATTACTGTTAGCGTCGTGAGAGCCTTATGGCTATCGTTGCTTATATTCATTCCCACTTGAATGATCTGTTACGAAATACTCCGGCTGATCTTTTGCGACTTCCCCCGAACCCTGCTACCGCCTTCACATCTTATATTCCCCCTCATGACACTCAGAGCGTATCATCTAGCCCGTTATCCCCTATCTTGGGGTTACTGACCCCGACGCCGCATACTCTATCGGCATTCCTTCTGGAGAAAGGTTTCATTGTGAGGCCAGTTGTACCGCCCACTGTACCTCCAGGGGCCGAGCGCGTTCGTATATGTCTTCGCGCAGGCATGGACAAGAAGATCATCAATCAACTGATGGCTGCTTTAAGAGAATGGGTGGAGAACAAAATGAATCCTTGCGTTATGAGAGCAAAACTATGACAACATATCTTGGAATTAGCATACTTCACAATATATTGACAACATCCTGTAACTGTGCGCACAAAAAGCcccccatttttttttattatCTCATCGCATATGAATCTGTATAATACTAGGCCATTGTGATACTACTGTCGCTGGCTGATCCCTCACTCTCGTTCTGATGATACTACTGTTGTGATACAAGAACTGCCTGATTGGTGAATCCcaagagcagcagcaaaggCAACCATCACTGCTTGTGTTGGTCGAGTCggtcatcttcctctgaGTGGTATTCCCATTATTTAGTTTATCATTATTATTGCCTCCTGCACTGCCCAATTGGCCAGCAGTAATAGATCAGTGATACTCAAGTGGTATAAACAAGTCGAATTAGGTCGCACATCACTACAGTTTACTATTATTGCTGCATGCTGAGGCGGCTATATTGCTACCAACAAGTATTGCTGCAGGTCTACAGCCTATCCCGTCCCGCGAATTATACCTTCCCAAATGCGATTGACAGTAGACAAGAGGCGGATATGTCCGTTTTATCGCTGTGAGCTGTCATCGGCCGAAAATGCTTGTCGGCCGGATGAGCCGATGGCCAAATGGGTGTCTGCTTATAGGTTGACTCAGAAAGTCAGAAACTACCTCGTTTTATAAAAGCATCTCCCTCATCTTTGCTTTTCTTTACTCTTTCTTACACCTTCGCTCTCTTAAAAAGCAATCTAAATCATACATACTGTAAGTCCTgcttttccatctcttaTCCGCTCTCTTTCTGGGCATTCCGCTAACTGTTTGCTGGCCGCCACTCAGCCCCACCATAATGCCTGCTCCGATAACCACTCCTAGGACTCTTTATGACAAGGTCTTTGACGATCACGTCGTACACTCCGGGGAAGGCGATACCCTTATCTACATCGATCGTCATCTCGTTCACGAAGTTACTTCTCCTCAAGCTTTCGAAGGTTTGAGAAATGCTGGACGAAAAGTTCGTCGACCGGACTGTACACTTGTCACTGTCGACCACAATATTCCGTGAGTAGTCGGGGATCAGTAACTCGCCATGCATTTGAGCTAATCAATATGACGCTATACAGCACCATCTCTCGTAAGAACTTCAAGAATGTCAACACTTTCATTGGTGAGGCGGACAGTCGGGCGCAGGTTGCCGCCCTCGAAGACAATGTGAAGGAGTTTGGCCTTACATACTTCGGTATGAGCGACAAGCGACAAGGTATGAGATCTATGACAATACGCTGCATTATAATTTGCTGACGCACTGTCTTAGGCATTGTTCACATCATCGGTCCAGAACAAGGATTCACTCTTCCCGGTACAACTGTTTGCTGCGGTGACTCTCACACGTCCAGTAAGCCAGGTACTTGATAATTGTATGAATTTGCACTCACATAACGTTTTAGCCCACGGTGCTTTTGGTGCCCTTGCTTTTGGTATCGGCACTTCTGAAGTGGAACACATCCTCGCTACACAAACTCTCCCCCAAGCCAAGTCTAAGAACATGCGAATCAATGTTGAGGGTATTCTTGCCGAGGGTGTGTCCTCCAAAGACATTGTTCTTCATATCATTGGTGTAATCGGTACTGCTGGTGGTACTGGCTGTGTCATTGAGTTCTCTGGCTCAACAATCCGAGCGCTCAGTATGGAGGCAAGAATGTCTATCTGTAACATGGCCATTGAAGGAGGTGCTAGGGCCGGCATGATCGCCCCTGATGAGATTACTTTCGAATATCTCAAGGGACGTCCTCTTAGCCCTAGAGAAGGTGAGGAATGGGATAAGGCAGTGGAGTACTGGAAAACCCTGAAGACGGATCCCGGAGCCAAATACGATATCGAGGTTGAGATCAAGGCTGAAGACATCGTGCCTACCCTCACTTGGGGTACTTCTCCTCAGGATGTTGTACCTATCACTGGTGTTGTTCCTAACCCTGACGATTTCCCCGAAGCTCAGCGTGGTAATATTGTTCGGGCTCTCGAGTACATGGGTCTTACCTCCGGTACCCCTATGGAGAAGGTCAAGATTGACAAGGCTTTCTTCGGCTCTTGTACCAACGGTCGTATTGAAGACATGCGCTCTGCTGCTCGTGTCATCCTTGCCTCGCAGAAAAATGGTGGACCTTCTAAGGTCGCGGATGGTGTCTACGCTATGATCGTTCCTGGTTCTGGTTTGGTTAAGCAACAAGCGGAAGCCGAAGGTCTTGATGTCATTTTCAAGAAGGCGGGCTTTGACTGGCGAGAAGCTGGTTGCTCCATGTGTCTTGGTATGAACCCGGACCAGCTCAAGCCCGGAGAGCGATGCGCCAGTACCTCGAACAGAAACTTCGAAGGTCGACAAGGCGCTGGTGGCCGAACTCATCTCATGTCCCCTGCAATGGTGGCCGCTGCTTCTCTTACTGGTTACCTCACCGATGTTCGAACACTCATGGGCTCCCATGttaatgatgatgatggactCAAAATCACATCATATTTCGACTATCTCACACCTGTCGAAGTGCCGGCTCGATCCGCGGAACCTACTGAGGAGACCGAAGAGGGTAAGACTCCTGTCAAGGCCGCCGCTGCTGGCTCTGCCGGCTTGCCCAAGTTTAACATTCTTCGAGGCATCGCTGCCCCCATGTGGGAGGCCAACATCGACACCGACAAAATCATCCCTAAGCAGTTCTTGAAGACTCTCCTTCGTACTGGTCTCGGAAAGGCTCTCTTTTGGCCCCTTCGATACGACGTTCAGACCAATGAAGAGATCCCTGATTTCGTGCTCAACAAGGAGCCTTATAGGCACGCTAGTATCATTGTCTGCACTGGTCCGAACTTCGGTTGCGGTTCTTCTCGTGAACATGCTCCTTGGGCTCTTAACGATTTCGGTATTCGATGTGTGATGGCGCCATCCTTTGGCGACATCTTCAGAACCAAGTAAGTCCTGGTCTCTCGTCACATCTGCAAGCCATGCTCAATGTCCTTCTAGTTGCTTCAAGAACGGTatgcttcctcttcagcttccCCAGGCC
The nucleotide sequence above comes from Cryptococcus neoformans var. grubii H99 chromosome 1, complete sequence. Encoded proteins:
- a CDS encoding 8-amino-7-oxononanoate synthase gives rise to the protein MTQLDDRLDNFLRGRRHKGRFRSLKEYDTSPHSGLTDFSSNDYLSLTSSESLRSAYLERLANSPQILGSTGSRLLSGCSPAHSALENRLSTIFNSPSALLFNSGWDANVSFFATVPQASDWVICDELVHASVHSGLRSSRVPPEKRVIFPHNSPEGLEKVLQQIAQNSSSGHDSTVFLALESLYSMDGDMAPLPLLLDIFEQYVPRTRQCVVVDEAHSTGVYGEHGKGLVYALGEEGGWPPGDGNRRGKSRVDVRLMTFGKAVGCSGAVLLCSPTVRTFLINFARPFIFSTAMPHSTVIALQCVWDLLLGSEGNKRRESLMAIVAYIHSHLNDLLRNTPADLLRLPPNPATAFTSYIPPHDTQSVSSSPLSPILGLLTPTPHTLSAFLLEKGFIVRPVVPPTVPPGAERVRICLRAGMDKKIINQLMAALREWVENKMNPCVMRAKL
- a CDS encoding 3-isopropylmalate dehydratase, large subunit, with protein sequence MPAPITTPRTLYDKVFDDHVVHSGEGDTLIYIDRHLVHEVTSPQAFEGLRNAGRKVRRPDCTLVTVDHNIPTISRKNFKNVNTFIGEADSRAQVAALEDNVKEFGLTYFGMSDKRQGIVHIIGPEQGFTLPGTTVCCGDSHTSTHGAFGALAFGIGTSEVEHILATQTLPQAKSKNMRINVEGILAEGVSSKDIVLHIIGVIGTAGGTGCVIEFSGSTIRALSMEARMSICNMAIEGGARAGMIAPDEITFEYLKGRPLSPREGEEWDKAVEYWKTLKTDPGAKYDIEVEIKAEDIVPTLTWGTSPQDVVPITGVVPNPDDFPEAQRGNIVRALEYMGLTSGTPMEKVKIDKAFFGSCTNGRIEDMRSAARVILASQKNGGPSKVADGVYAMIVPGSGLVKQQAEAEGLDVIFKKAGFDWREAGCSMCLGMNPDQLKPGERCASTSNRNFEGRQGAGGRTHLMSPAMVAAASLTGYLTDVRTLMGSHVNDDDGLKITSYFDYLTPVEVPARSAEPTEETEEGKTPVKAAAAGSAGLPKFNILRGIAAPMWEANIDTDKIIPKQFLKTLLRTGLGKALFWPLRYDVQTNEEIPDFVLNKEPYRHASIIVCTGPNFGCGSSREHAPWALNDFGIRCVMAPSFGDIFRTNCFKNGMLPLQLPQADLDTLYEDASAGLEITVDLENQVIIRPNGKPSIPFSVDPFRRHCLINGLDDIGLTLVHRDEIEKFEEKRTAVWPWLDGVGYAKKGQKVIAVPVKKGVRKTDW